A stretch of the Rhizobium sullae genome encodes the following:
- a CDS encoding alpha/beta hydrolase family protein: MQNGFQINGRDDAEFTVLLAHGAGAAMDSTSMTAAAEALASAGFRVARFEFAYMAARRTPMGRKPPPRADKLIPEYVTAVERLGARGPLIIGGKSMGGRVASMIADELFAKGKIAGLLCLGYPFHPPGKPDELRTKHLETLKTPALIVQGTRDQFGTRQEVQGYGISDKIELVWLEDGDHDLRPRKKISGFSFTDHQASMAAAVKTWASSLAP; the protein is encoded by the coding sequence ATGCAAAATGGCTTTCAGATAAACGGCCGTGACGACGCCGAGTTTACAGTCCTGCTTGCGCATGGTGCCGGCGCGGCGATGGATTCGACGTCAATGACGGCTGCGGCCGAAGCTCTCGCGTCCGCCGGCTTTCGGGTCGCCAGGTTCGAATTCGCCTATATGGCGGCAAGGCGAACGCCCATGGGCCGCAAGCCGCCGCCCCGCGCCGACAAACTCATTCCGGAATATGTTACCGCCGTCGAGCGGCTCGGCGCGCGCGGGCCTTTGATCATTGGCGGAAAATCGATGGGCGGCCGCGTTGCCAGCATGATTGCTGACGAGCTATTTGCCAAAGGCAAGATCGCCGGGCTCCTCTGCCTCGGCTATCCGTTTCACCCCCCAGGCAAGCCTGATGAGCTTCGCACGAAGCATCTCGAAACGCTGAAAACGCCGGCGCTGATCGTCCAGGGAACGCGGGACCAGTTCGGCACAAGGCAGGAGGTTCAAGGCTACGGGATATCCGACAAGATAGAACTGGTTTGGCTCGAAGACGGTGACCACGATCTGAGGCCCAGAAAGAAGATATCGGGCTTCTCGTTCACCGACCATCAGGCGAGCATGGCGGCGGCCGTCAAAACCTGGGCATCGTCGCTGGCGCCATAG
- a CDS encoding AraC family transcriptional regulator, with protein MMTGNLHASRFSIFEADVDELREHYANTLKPVQVSPIDRSSTISVEDTHFSLGDFDIWSGLCRSGMEVNFSEPPDAYALYVPIAGAMEMAGRGHQLTSTPGTLLAADLSKATILRLHNERSHIGIAFSRQSVTRQLSELLDAPVTHDIELFAEYDAHSGAGAKLAAMVHLLWNNLISEPAGAISARSTEFFFRTIMVTLLENVPHRYSALLERPVSPAMPRQMKRAIDYMMANIARAVSVEEVARDAGVSTRALQAAFKQFKNTTPLNYLRQLRLEGARKDLLLGHQDSVSISDIARQWGFRHVGRFSILYRETFGEMPTETRRFARAGK; from the coding sequence ATGATGACAGGCAACCTACACGCCTCCCGTTTCAGCATCTTCGAAGCCGATGTCGACGAACTGCGCGAACACTATGCCAATACTTTGAAGCCGGTCCAGGTTAGCCCGATCGACCGCAGCAGTACCATTTCCGTGGAAGATACCCATTTCTCCCTTGGAGATTTCGACATCTGGTCGGGCCTTTGCCGGTCTGGAATGGAAGTCAATTTCTCGGAGCCGCCGGACGCCTACGCGCTCTACGTTCCGATAGCGGGTGCGATGGAGATGGCTGGACGCGGGCATCAGCTCACGTCGACGCCCGGGACACTTCTGGCCGCAGACCTTTCAAAAGCCACCATACTGCGGCTGCATAACGAACGCAGCCACATCGGAATCGCTTTCAGCCGCCAGTCCGTCACCCGCCAGCTGAGCGAACTTCTTGATGCGCCGGTCACCCACGATATCGAGCTCTTTGCCGAGTACGATGCACATTCGGGTGCGGGTGCGAAACTCGCCGCGATGGTGCACCTGCTCTGGAACAATTTGATAAGCGAACCGGCGGGCGCCATCTCGGCGCGTTCCACGGAGTTCTTCTTCCGAACGATCATGGTCACGCTTCTCGAAAACGTGCCACATCGCTATTCGGCGTTGTTGGAACGCCCCGTGTCGCCTGCCATGCCAAGGCAGATGAAGCGGGCCATCGACTACATGATGGCCAACATCGCAAGGGCGGTAAGCGTCGAGGAGGTCGCGCGCGATGCAGGTGTCAGCACCCGCGCCCTCCAGGCCGCGTTCAAGCAATTCAAGAATACGACACCATTGAACTACCTCCGCCAGCTTCGCTTGGAGGGAGCGCGAAAAGACCTCCTTCTCGGCCACCAGGACAGCGTATCCATCTCCGATATCGCCCGGCAGTGGGGCTTTAGGCATGTCGGGCGCTTCTCCATCCTCTACCGGGAAACGTTCGGGGAAATGCCGACGGAGACGCGCCGGTTCGCAAGGGCAGGAAAGTGA
- a CDS encoding SDR family oxidoreductase, which produces MATAEISNSRILIVGGGSGMGLALTKRSLAAGAEVVIAGRNADKLRRVSEDLQNPEALRTAAIDIAHEDQVADLFRRIGRLDHIVSTAADIEGAYQLLPSLDLKAAQRVVESKIYGPLLLAKHGGPLLSANGSITFTSGIAAYRPSARGSVVAAVNAALEGLVRALAVELAPIRVNAISPGWVDTPIWTVVAGDKKDDTLSAMAERLPVGRVGRADDIADAVCFLMGNGFTTGTVLHVEGGHRLI; this is translated from the coding sequence ATGGCAACGGCTGAAATTTCGAATTCAAGGATTTTGATTGTCGGCGGCGGTTCTGGAATGGGCCTGGCGCTGACAAAACGCTCTCTTGCCGCCGGTGCGGAGGTCGTCATTGCCGGACGGAACGCCGATAAACTGAGACGCGTCAGCGAGGATTTACAGAACCCCGAGGCGCTTCGCACGGCCGCGATCGATATAGCACACGAGGATCAGGTCGCCGATCTGTTTCGGCGGATAGGTCGGTTGGACCATATCGTCAGCACGGCCGCCGATATCGAAGGAGCCTATCAGCTGCTGCCTTCGCTCGATCTGAAGGCCGCGCAAAGGGTCGTCGAAAGCAAAATTTACGGACCGCTGCTGCTGGCAAAGCATGGTGGCCCCCTGCTCTCCGCCAACGGCTCAATTACCTTCACCTCCGGTATCGCGGCCTATCGTCCATCCGCACGCGGATCGGTTGTCGCTGCCGTCAATGCGGCGCTGGAAGGATTGGTCCGGGCGCTTGCAGTTGAACTCGCACCAATTCGTGTCAATGCAATCTCTCCCGGCTGGGTCGACACACCCATCTGGACAGTCGTTGCCGGCGACAAGAAGGACGACACATTGAGCGCCATGGCAGAACGGCTGCCGGTCGGACGCGTGGGACGGGCGGACGATATCGCCGATGCTGTCTGCTTTCTCATGGGCAATGGCTTCACGACAGGGACGGTATTGCATGTCGAGGGTGGGCATCGACTGATTTAG
- a CDS encoding LysR family transcriptional regulator, protein MHPRFLKTFLAVARQRNFTRAAEEVHLAQSSVSDQIQSLEAELGTALFTRSRSGLELTQAGQVLSSYAVDILMLSDEARAAVAAVCVQNPGSVTIGALETIASVKLPGWLSGFQHRHPDINIKLKVAGSGDLRRKLEAGEIDAAFCFDQSGPDERFAKRAIAAEPLVLIAPPGCEFATTKPDLATLASASFVATEAGCVYRYLFEKAFEEAGAAAPRIGAEVGSIGAIAQLVAAGAGLSLVPRLAVVEALCRGEVSEVSWPGMQAVLLVMIWRRRRVQPPALRLLLAAASDRFAPAKSVDAHPRHAIPSLS, encoded by the coding sequence ATGCATCCCAGATTCCTCAAGACATTCCTCGCAGTCGCCCGGCAACGAAATTTCACCCGGGCCGCCGAAGAAGTTCATCTCGCCCAATCGAGCGTGAGTGATCAGATCCAATCCCTGGAAGCTGAACTTGGCACGGCACTCTTTACCCGATCGAGGTCAGGTCTGGAACTGACGCAAGCAGGCCAGGTGTTAAGTTCCTATGCCGTAGACATACTGATGCTGTCAGACGAAGCCCGCGCCGCCGTAGCGGCGGTCTGTGTGCAAAACCCTGGGTCGGTAACGATCGGTGCGCTTGAGACGATCGCTTCGGTCAAGCTGCCAGGATGGCTGTCCGGATTTCAGCACCGTCATCCTGACATCAATATCAAGCTGAAGGTCGCCGGCAGCGGTGATCTGCGGCGAAAGCTCGAAGCGGGCGAAATCGATGCCGCCTTCTGCTTTGATCAAAGCGGCCCTGACGAACGTTTCGCCAAACGGGCAATTGCCGCAGAGCCATTGGTCCTCATTGCGCCTCCTGGATGTGAATTCGCAACGACGAAACCGGACTTGGCCACGCTCGCCTCGGCGAGCTTCGTGGCGACTGAAGCCGGATGCGTCTACCGGTATCTGTTCGAGAAGGCATTTGAAGAGGCAGGCGCAGCGGCACCGAGGATTGGAGCCGAAGTTGGCAGCATAGGCGCAATTGCACAGCTGGTGGCGGCGGGCGCGGGCCTAAGCCTGGTTCCGCGCCTTGCGGTCGTCGAGGCCCTTTGCCGCGGCGAAGTAAGTGAGGTGTCCTGGCCGGGCATGCAAGCAGTTTTGCTTGTCATGATCTGGCGGCGCAGACGTGTTCAGCCACCGGCCCTGAGATTGTTGCTGGCAGCCGCGAGCGATCGATTTGCGCCAGCTAAATCAGTCGATGCCCACCCTCGACATGCAATACCGTCCCTGTCGTGA
- a CDS encoding class I SAM-dependent methyltransferase, with product MDGQMAVGENYGLRDEIKAYWSARAETFDRSPGHEIFSESEREAWHRLIVKHLGPGEGRRALDLASGAGVISHLMDDLGFKVTGLDWAEPMLERARAKANSRGRTISFHMADVENTMEPDRAYDVIVTRHLVWTLVDPEKAFAEWIRVLKPGGTLLIVDGDFVSASFAGRLVRRVMKLLERAGLLKADPMHAPGMAEIHTSILSRVYFSKGARADRIAALLKNAGFEDVRIDEDLRDVHRAQARHWNYLKALSRGLQHRYAISACKPR from the coding sequence ATGGACGGACAAATGGCGGTCGGTGAGAATTACGGGCTTCGTGACGAGATCAAAGCCTACTGGTCGGCCCGGGCCGAGACTTTCGACCGGTCGCCGGGTCATGAAATTTTCAGCGAATCGGAACGGGAAGCCTGGCATCGGCTCATCGTGAAGCATCTTGGGCCGGGAGAGGGACGCCGTGCGCTCGATCTTGCGAGCGGCGCCGGCGTCATCTCCCATCTCATGGACGATCTCGGCTTCAAGGTGACCGGCCTCGACTGGGCCGAGCCGATGCTGGAGCGTGCCCGTGCCAAAGCCAATAGCCGTGGCCGCACGATCAGTTTCCATATGGCGGATGTCGAAAACACCATGGAGCCGGATAGAGCTTATGACGTCATCGTGACCCGCCATCTGGTGTGGACGCTGGTCGATCCGGAAAAGGCCTTTGCAGAATGGATACGTGTGCTGAAGCCTGGCGGGACGCTGCTGATCGTCGACGGCGATTTCGTCAGCGCCAGTTTTGCCGGGCGGCTGGTGAGGCGTGTGATGAAATTGCTCGAACGTGCCGGACTTCTGAAGGCCGATCCGATGCATGCGCCCGGCATGGCCGAGATCCATACGAGCATCCTGTCACGGGTCTACTTCTCAAAGGGCGCGCGGGCCGACCGCATCGCCGCGCTTCTGAAGAACGCCGGCTTCGAAGATGTCCGGATCGACGAAGACCTGCGGGACGTGCACAGAGCTCAGGCCCGCCACTGGAACTACCTCAAGGCGCTTTCGAGAGGCCTGCAGCACCGCTACGCGATAAGCGCATGCAAACCTCGATAA
- a CDS encoding ABC transporter substrate-binding protein has protein sequence MRITGKAAVLAMGLVVTAVWPAFADMITVKDVTGRDVEVNAPVKHMILGEGRQIYFLAALDREAPFQHVVGWRDDLPKADPESYDAYLAKYPEIAKLPTFGGMKDGTFDIEQAVALKPDVILMNIDAKTATEEAGYIEKLGKVGIPLVYVDFREKPMENTEPSMRIMGKLMGKEALAEDFIKFRADSIRQVTDVLQKANPPKPVVFVERAGGYSEDCCMSFGNENFGKMVEIAGGTNMAKDIIPGTFGTVNPEQIIASNPDQIIVTGGNWDKYVPGGNWVGVGYGADLTEAHRKLEALTKRPAFTGVKAVADNNVHAIWHQFYNNPYQFVAIQEIAKWLHPDLFADLDPEATFKELHARFLPLDYKPGYFVSLKDE, from the coding sequence ATGCGCATTACAGGCAAAGCGGCCGTTCTTGCAATGGGCCTTGTCGTCACCGCGGTCTGGCCGGCATTTGCCGACATGATCACCGTCAAGGACGTCACCGGGCGCGATGTCGAGGTGAATGCGCCGGTCAAGCACATGATCCTCGGTGAGGGCCGGCAGATCTATTTTCTCGCGGCACTCGATAGGGAGGCACCCTTTCAACATGTCGTCGGCTGGCGCGATGACCTGCCAAAGGCCGACCCTGAATCCTACGACGCCTATCTCGCGAAATATCCCGAAATCGCCAAGTTGCCGACTTTCGGCGGCATGAAGGACGGCACCTTCGATATCGAACAGGCCGTTGCGCTGAAGCCCGACGTGATCCTAATGAATATCGACGCGAAAACCGCGACCGAAGAAGCCGGATACATCGAAAAGCTCGGCAAAGTCGGCATTCCGCTCGTCTATGTCGACTTCCGCGAAAAGCCGATGGAAAACACCGAACCCAGCATGCGCATCATGGGCAAGCTGATGGGCAAGGAAGCGCTCGCCGAAGACTTCATCAAATTTCGCGCCGACAGCATCCGCCAAGTTACCGATGTGCTTCAAAAGGCCAACCCGCCGAAGCCTGTCGTCTTCGTCGAGCGCGCCGGCGGCTATTCCGAGGATTGCTGCATGTCCTTCGGCAACGAAAACTTTGGCAAGATGGTCGAAATTGCCGGCGGCACCAACATGGCCAAAGACATCATCCCCGGCACGTTCGGAACGGTCAATCCGGAGCAGATCATCGCGTCCAATCCGGATCAGATCATCGTCACCGGCGGCAACTGGGACAAGTATGTGCCTGGCGGCAACTGGGTTGGCGTTGGCTATGGCGCGGATCTGACGGAAGCTCATCGCAAGCTCGAAGCACTGACCAAGCGGCCCGCCTTCACCGGCGTCAAGGCCGTCGCAGACAATAACGTTCATGCGATCTGGCATCAGTTCTACAACAATCCCTACCAGTTCGTCGCTATCCAGGAGATCGCAAAGTGGCTTCATCCGGACCTCTTTGCCGATCTTGATCCCGAAGCAACCTTCAAGGAACTGCACGCCCGCTTCCTGCCGCTTGACTACAAGCCGGGATATTTCGTCTCGCTGAAGGACGAGTGA
- a CDS encoding ABC transporter substrate-binding protein, which produces MRFSAIRHIAAVLLVLVSAPAMAAEIIDVAGRTLEIDLPAKRVIVGEARQIHVIAPLKGDKTFDQIVGWRDDLIKKDPDSYAAYADAFPQITDLPRFGYLPQGEFSLEAAIALSPDVITLNLEAEKSAKESGFEEQAAAAGIKIVYLDFRLDPVRNTEASIELLGRLFGAEDRAEEFIAYRRAEIARVADRLAKIKDLKRPNVFVERAPGISGENNCCRTFGPVNFGAMVEEAGGHNIASDVLATTFGDLNPEQLVVSDPEHVIVTGSNWKAESDINQFVPVGRNADMSLARDRLAKLMTRTPFPALKAVKNGQVHAVWHQFYGAPYEFYPIQQFAKWFHPELFADLDPDRTFKEFHEKFLPVTFKPGYFVSLERGSN; this is translated from the coding sequence ATGCGGTTTTCTGCAATCCGACACATCGCCGCCGTCCTTCTTGTCCTGGTCTCGGCACCCGCCATGGCAGCCGAGATCATCGATGTTGCCGGCCGCACGCTCGAGATCGACCTGCCGGCAAAACGCGTCATCGTTGGCGAGGCACGCCAGATCCATGTCATCGCCCCCCTCAAGGGTGACAAGACCTTTGATCAGATCGTCGGCTGGCGTGATGATCTGATCAAGAAGGATCCAGACAGCTACGCAGCCTATGCCGACGCCTTTCCGCAGATTACCGACCTGCCGCGTTTCGGTTACCTGCCGCAGGGCGAATTCAGCCTCGAAGCTGCAATTGCCCTTTCACCCGATGTCATCACCCTCAACCTCGAAGCTGAAAAATCCGCCAAGGAAAGCGGTTTCGAGGAACAGGCAGCCGCCGCCGGTATAAAAATCGTGTATCTCGATTTCCGCCTCGATCCGGTTCGCAACACCGAGGCGTCGATCGAACTGCTCGGCCGACTGTTCGGCGCCGAAGATCGCGCCGAGGAATTCATTGCCTATCGGCGCGCTGAAATCGCCCGCGTGGCCGACAGGCTCGCAAAGATCAAGGACCTGAAGCGCCCGAACGTGTTTGTCGAGCGGGCGCCGGGCATTTCCGGGGAGAACAACTGCTGCCGCACCTTCGGACCGGTCAATTTCGGTGCCATGGTGGAAGAGGCCGGCGGCCACAATATCGCATCCGATGTCCTTGCCACGACCTTCGGCGATCTCAACCCGGAACAGCTCGTCGTGTCCGATCCCGAACATGTGATTGTCACCGGCTCGAACTGGAAAGCCGAATCCGACATCAACCAGTTCGTCCCGGTGGGCCGTAATGCGGATATGTCGCTCGCACGCGATAGGCTCGCAAAGCTGATGACGCGCACGCCCTTTCCGGCGCTGAAGGCTGTCAAGAACGGACAGGTTCACGCCGTGTGGCACCAATTCTACGGCGCACCATACGAATTCTATCCGATCCAGCAGTTCGCGAAGTGGTTTCATCCCGAGCTGTTTGCCGATCTCGATCCCGACCGGACGTTCAAGGAATTCCACGAAAAGTTCCTTCCAGTCACCTTCAAGCCTGGGTATTTCGTGTCGCTGGAACGAGGATCGAACTGA
- a CDS encoding FecCD family ABC transporter permease, with the protein MAEATETLIEPAGRERYRALAARRILILSGLVAALCLSVAADMALGPARYGLSEVISAIFSPGDVANQLRVVIWDIRMPIALMAVTVGASLSVAGAQMQTILSNPLASPFTLGISAAASFGAALALVGGVALFPGAIEYMVPLNAFVMAMVAALFIHFASTMRGVSVETIILLGIALVFTFNAALSLLEYLASEQALAAVVFWTMGSLTKATWAKVYFTGAVLLVTVPLFMKDAWALTALRLGDDKAASMGVNVRRLRLQTMMIVSLLAAIPVSFVGTIGFVGLVGPHIARMLVGEDQRFFLPGAVICGALLLSVTSVVSKMLIPGAILPIGVITALVGVPFFFVLIFSNRRRAW; encoded by the coding sequence ATGGCCGAGGCAACAGAAACACTTATCGAACCGGCGGGGCGCGAGCGATATCGCGCGCTTGCGGCACGCAGAATCCTGATCCTCAGCGGACTGGTTGCCGCGCTGTGCCTCAGTGTTGCGGCCGACATGGCGCTTGGCCCGGCGCGTTATGGTCTTTCGGAGGTGATCTCGGCAATCTTCAGCCCCGGCGACGTGGCAAACCAATTGCGGGTCGTTATCTGGGACATCCGCATGCCCATCGCGCTGATGGCGGTCACCGTTGGCGCCTCGCTCTCGGTCGCCGGTGCGCAGATGCAGACGATCCTCTCCAATCCGCTGGCAAGCCCCTTTACGCTGGGCATTTCGGCGGCCGCCAGTTTCGGCGCAGCTCTCGCGCTCGTTGGCGGTGTGGCCCTGTTTCCCGGCGCCATCGAATACATGGTGCCGCTTAATGCCTTCGTGATGGCGATGGTCGCGGCCCTCTTCATCCACTTCGCGTCAACGATGCGCGGCGTCAGCGTCGAAACCATCATACTGCTCGGCATTGCCCTGGTCTTCACGTTCAACGCGGCCCTCTCCCTCCTCGAATATCTGGCCTCCGAACAGGCGCTTGCGGCGGTCGTCTTCTGGACCATGGGCAGCCTGACGAAGGCCACCTGGGCCAAGGTCTATTTCACCGGGGCCGTACTTCTCGTCACTGTACCTCTCTTCATGAAGGATGCCTGGGCGCTGACTGCCCTTCGCCTCGGCGATGACAAGGCGGCCAGCATGGGCGTCAACGTCCGCCGGCTGCGGCTGCAGACGATGATGATCGTCAGCCTACTTGCGGCAATTCCGGTCTCCTTCGTCGGCACCATCGGCTTCGTCGGGCTTGTCGGACCGCACATCGCCCGCATGCTGGTTGGAGAAGACCAGCGCTTTTTCCTTCCTGGAGCCGTCATCTGCGGCGCACTTCTCCTGTCGGTGACGTCGGTCGTCAGCAAGATGCTCATTCCCGGTGCGATCCTTCCGATCGGCGTGATCACCGCGCTGGTCGGCGTTCCCTTCTTCTTCGTCCTCATATTCAGCAATCGGAGGCGCGCATGGTAG
- a CDS encoding ABC transporter ATP-binding protein — MVALALQDVGAAYGRRTVLSSVSTDLLQSGSVTAVIGPNAAGKSTLFKRIASLIPGPGLVELSGTERGPRTVCYMPQDTGANAVLTVYESILLSAKQGGGWRVHDDELAEIDAVLKALRIEDLAFRELGELSGGQRQLVSLAQALVRQPEVLLMDEPTSALDLHRQVDVLTFISDLAARKGMIVLVALHDLNHALRYCQNTIVIADGSMAISGETSAVITAEMLRDIYKVAARIETCSQGRALVIVDNAI, encoded by the coding sequence ATGGTAGCGCTTGCGCTTCAGGACGTCGGCGCCGCATACGGCCGCAGGACGGTGCTTTCCAGCGTTAGTACGGACCTGCTCCAGAGCGGCAGCGTGACGGCGGTGATCGGCCCCAATGCCGCGGGCAAATCGACATTGTTCAAACGCATCGCCTCGTTGATCCCCGGGCCGGGGCTTGTCGAGCTCTCCGGTACGGAGCGCGGACCGAGAACGGTGTGCTACATGCCGCAGGATACCGGAGCCAACGCGGTGCTAACGGTCTATGAATCGATCCTATTGTCGGCCAAGCAGGGCGGCGGCTGGCGCGTTCACGACGATGAGCTCGCGGAAATCGACGCCGTCCTGAAAGCACTGCGGATTGAGGATCTCGCGTTCCGGGAGCTTGGAGAGCTCTCCGGCGGGCAGCGGCAGTTGGTCTCGCTGGCGCAGGCGCTCGTGCGCCAGCCCGAGGTTCTTCTCATGGATGAGCCGACCTCGGCGCTCGATCTGCATCGCCAGGTGGATGTCCTTACCTTCATCTCCGATCTGGCCGCACGCAAGGGCATGATCGTGCTGGTCGCTCTCCACGACCTCAACCACGCTCTTCGTTACTGTCAGAATACGATCGTGATTGCTGACGGTTCGATGGCGATCAGCGGCGAGACATCGGCTGTCATCACGGCCGAAATGCTCCGCGACATCTACAAAGTAGCGGCCCGCATCGAAACCTGCTCACAGGGACGAGCGCTCGTCATCGTCGATAACGCCATATAG
- a CDS encoding type II toxin-antitoxin system VapC family toxin: MFVDACAIIALLSDEPEAERVSDAIVAAKDAFTSPVAVMEAVLGLARPDKFGLVVAEVEPIVIEFLDERGIEVRDLPPASETTGLALSAAHRYRSGRSGLNLGDCLHYACAKYFDVPILATADEFRQTDARTVP, from the coding sequence ATGTTCGTCGATGCCTGCGCCATCATCGCGCTCCTCTCCGACGAGCCGGAGGCGGAGCGTGTTTCTGATGCTATTGTGGCCGCGAAGGACGCTTTCACGTCCCCGGTCGCAGTGATGGAGGCGGTGCTCGGCCTCGCCCGCCCCGACAAGTTCGGTCTCGTCGTGGCAGAGGTAGAGCCCATCGTAATCGAGTTCCTCGACGAACGCGGGATCGAAGTCCGCGATCTTCCGCCCGCGAGCGAAACGACCGGTCTCGCTCTTTCCGCTGCGCATCGCTATCGTTCGGGCCGCAGCGGCCTCAACCTTGGCGATTGCCTCCATTATGCCTGCGCAAAATACTTCGATGTACCCATTTTGGCTACGGCCGATGAGTTCAGACAGACAGATGCGCGCACCGTGCCCTGA
- a CDS encoding type II toxin-antitoxin system VapB family antitoxin, whose product MPINVNNPEADTLTRKFAHMAGVSVTDAIVIAMKEAIERRRKVETPLQTAARLREKHGVTLGSSARKPLSREAFDKMWEN is encoded by the coding sequence ATGCCAATCAACGTCAACAATCCCGAAGCGGACACGCTTACGCGGAAGTTCGCGCATATGGCCGGCGTCAGTGTCACCGACGCGATCGTCATTGCCATGAAAGAGGCGATCGAACGCCGGCGGAAAGTCGAGACTCCGCTTCAGACCGCCGCCCGGCTCCGCGAAAAGCACGGGGTTACGCTCGGCTCTTCGGCGAGAAAACCGCTTTCACGCGAGGCTTTTGACAAAATGTGGGAAAACTGA
- a CDS encoding TetR/AcrR family transcriptional regulator, whose amino-acid sequence MASDTIPTRERIISAAAKLFYNEGIRSVSVDAVAEKAGVTKRTLYYHFASKDDLIGAYLEARDQPNLALFKRWFAETEGEPADKVEGIFRNLARSARHPKWKGCGFLRTAAELANMPGHPAMKIGTAHKKKVEDWLRVILEAAGIGTGAPQLARQIVLLLDGSFALVLLHRDPAYIEAAGEAARSLIRTASADK is encoded by the coding sequence ATGGCCTCAGATACGATCCCGACGCGCGAACGCATTATCTCGGCGGCAGCCAAGCTGTTCTACAACGAGGGGATCAGAAGCGTCAGCGTCGATGCGGTGGCCGAGAAGGCGGGCGTCACGAAGCGTACCCTCTACTATCATTTCGCGAGCAAGGACGACCTCATAGGGGCCTATCTCGAAGCGCGCGACCAGCCCAATCTCGCTTTGTTCAAACGCTGGTTCGCGGAAACCGAGGGTGAACCGGCAGACAAGGTGGAAGGCATCTTTCGCAATCTTGCCCGCTCGGCACGCCACCCGAAATGGAAAGGCTGCGGTTTCCTGCGTACCGCAGCGGAACTCGCCAACATGCCCGGCCATCCCGCGATGAAAATCGGGACTGCCCACAAGAAGAAAGTCGAGGACTGGCTACGGGTCATTCTTGAGGCGGCAGGAATCGGGACAGGAGCGCCGCAACTTGCCCGACAGATCGTCCTCTTGCTGGATGGCTCGTTCGCCCTCGTTCTGTTACATCGCGATCCGGCATACATCGAAGCCGCGGGGGAAGCGGCCCGGTCGCTGATCCGTACCGCGAGCGCAGACAAGTAG
- a CDS encoding crotonase/enoyl-CoA hydratase family protein has translation MTDTVLIESRDGVATLTLNRPEKLNALNYALIDRLLAILDAIEIDDSVRAVILTGAGERAFSAGGDIHEFSESVARGGDAAMRDFVTRGQRLTARLEAFRKPVIAAVNGLAFGGGCEITEAVPLAIASERALFAKPEINLGMPPTFGGTQRLPRLAGRKRALELLLTGDTFSPQRALELGLVNQVVPHDDLRLAAHELARRIMRHSPLAAASILTAVTRGINLSIAEGLLIEGEQFARMAPTADLREGLDAWIARRKPNYPCSWSAAASAVRRKPISP, from the coding sequence ATGACCGACACTGTTCTGATCGAGAGCCGCGATGGAGTGGCCACCCTCACGCTCAATCGCCCCGAAAAACTCAACGCGCTCAACTACGCCCTGATCGACCGACTGCTCGCGATCCTCGACGCCATAGAAATTGACGACTCGGTTCGTGCAGTCATCCTGACCGGCGCGGGCGAGCGTGCGTTCTCGGCAGGCGGCGATATCCACGAATTCTCCGAAAGCGTGGCGCGCGGCGGCGATGCCGCCATGCGCGATTTCGTCACCCGCGGGCAGCGACTGACGGCGAGACTGGAAGCGTTCCGCAAACCCGTCATCGCGGCTGTCAACGGCCTTGCCTTTGGCGGAGGCTGCGAGATCACCGAGGCTGTCCCGCTCGCCATCGCCAGCGAACGTGCCCTGTTCGCCAAGCCCGAGATCAATCTCGGAATGCCGCCGACCTTTGGTGGAACGCAGCGCCTGCCGAGGTTGGCCGGACGCAAGCGTGCGCTCGAATTGCTGCTGACGGGCGACACGTTCTCGCCGCAGCGCGCCCTCGAACTTGGTCTGGTCAACCAGGTGGTCCCGCATGACGACCTGAGGCTTGCGGCGCATGAGCTCGCACGACGCATCATGCGTCATTCCCCGTTGGCAGCCGCGAGTATTCTGACGGCGGTAACGCGCGGTATCAACCTGAGTATCGCGGAGGGGCTATTGATCGAGGGCGAACAATTCGCCCGTATGGCACCAACCGCCGATCTGCGCGAGGGGCTTGATGCCTGGATTGCGCGACGCAAGCCGAACTATCCCTGTTCGTGGTCTGCGGCGGCTTCGGCCGTAAGGCGGAAGCCGATTTCACCGTAG